A window of Candidatus Dadabacteria bacterium genomic DNA:
ACAGACAACAGATGGTTGGCAGAACGAGTACGCAGACAAGGAATTCGCGTATGGTTCTTCCCCTTGAGATGCGTGCGATGAACATTCCCACAAACGGCGTCCATGAAATCCACCAAGCCCAATAAAAAGTAGTCCAGCCGTGCAGAAAACCAGTGTCCTCTCTTCCTGTCCAGTTGCTGAGGGGGACGATCTTTGCGAAATAGTCCCCGAGTCCCGCGAAGAACATGGTCAGTATGTACTGCGTCGGTCCCGCGAAGAAAACGAACAGGAGCAGAAGCAGGGCAAGCACGATGTTGAACTGACTCAGGCGCTTGATTCCCACGTTGAGCCCGGTTAGCACCGAGATGGTGGCCAGGAAAGTGGTCAGGGCTATGAATACGACATGCGCAAAGTCCGTTACAGGAATTCCGAACAGGTAGTTAAAGCCCGCCACAGCCTGCTTTGCTCCGAGACCGAGCGATGTCGCAAGACCGAACAGCGTGGCGAATATGGCCAGCGTATCTATTATGTGCCCGCTCCAGCCCCACACGCGCTCTCCCAGCAGGGGGTGAAACGCCGAGCGGACCGTAAGGGGCAGTCCCCTGTTGTAGGCGAAAAAAGCGAGAGCCAGACCCACGACTCCGTAGAATGACCACGCTGAAAATCCCCAGTGAAAGGTTGCCGCGGATATGGCGATGGCCTGGGTCGCCTTGGTGTCGGACGGATCGATTCCCAGTGGTGGGTTGAGCAGGTAATAAACAGGCTCAAGCACTCCGTAGAAGAGCAGGCCGATGGCGACTCCCGCCGTGAAGATCATGGAGAGCCAGGTGATCCTTGAATATTCCGGGCGGGCGTGAGTGCCGCCGAGTCGTATCTTTCCCATGGGAGACACGATGAGGAAAAGACAGAACAGAAAGCATATGCTGCCGGTGATCATGAAAAGCCAGTCGAACTGGGTGGTAATCCAGACACGGGCCGCTCCCAGAACTTCCGTTGCCTGCGCCTGGAAAATCAGCGCTACAATCGTGAAAGCGAGTACGGAAATGCTGGATGCCGCGAATACCGGGCCGTTTACATCAAGACCGAATACCCGCAGGTTGCCCTGTCCTGCCGGGTGCCCATGAGTGTTGTTCATCTGTGTCTCCTCCGGTTTTTATTCGTAAAGGGTGAAATAGTAGCCCACGTTAACGTTAAAGCGTTTTTGCCACTCGTTGTTTCCGCTGGCGCCGAAATCGTTTACCCCGTAGATGCTGCTGTAATCATCTCCCTCGCCGCCGACGAAATAATTGCCGTCGCTGAGGCCGAGCTCGGTGTAGATATAAAGGGAACCCCAGTACCACATAGTCCCGAAAGTCCAGAGGGAGCTGCTGTTGAGATCGCCTTTTTTGTTCATGATGGAACTCCACTCAACGTAGGGAGTGACGCCGTCAAGCCACGAGATATCCGCTGCATTAATACCGTTGTACCTGAGGGAAACCGCCGGTATCCACGCTTCGGACGCCACAGGCCAGGCAAAATCAAAGGCTCCCATTGGGATAAGGTCGCCCGTACCCCACGGAGTGTCGTCCGTAATGTCGTAGTTGTAATAGGAAATCTGCGAGTGAAGCGAGAAATCCCGAAGCGGGGTCACCGCGTGAGCGGAGACCGCCAGATGGCTGGCACCTGAGTCATCCACGCCCGTTCCCTCAAGCCCTCCGTACTGAAAGGACATGCCGATATCCCCTATGCTCCCGGTTGAGTAGATCAGGCGCAGGTTCACCTGATGTTTTTCCTCAAAACCGTTTTCGCCGTAGTCGGTGACGGTCCCATCCGAACTGGCCCCGCTACTCCACTTCACGGGGTCGTAACTGTACCGCGCACTGTCGCGGCTGGCTCCGTCCCAGTGTCCCTCGTCCTCAAGATAGTAGGCAAGGTCGACCGTGAGGTCGCCGAAGGCTCTCGTCCACCTCACCCCGAGATCCATGTCGTCTGAAAGCCCGACGTAGTAGTGCTGATCGAAGAACCAGCTGTTTGAAACTCCCCAGGCACCCGGTCCGAAAGGAACGCGGACGATGCCGGCCTTAAGGGTGCCGAGACCGTCTGACGTGTATCCGAGCCACGCAGTGTGCATCATGCTGTAATCGTCGTAATAGCGGTATTCGGCTCTTCCGATAACGCCGTTGTAGTCAAGGTCGACATTGAGGCGAAGGAGTTCAAAATCCGAGTCTCCGATGTTCTCGCCCCTGCGGCCGTCATAATCGCCGTAGGCGTGGTTGGCGCGCATCGCGCCGCCGATTCTTATCGGGCTTTTCTTCGGCTCTTCGGGCTGCTCCGCCACAGCAAGGGCTTCTGAGTCCGCAAGTTTCTGCCGGGTCAGTTCAAGTTCCCCTTCAAGGTATTCTATACGTTGTTTTAATGCCTCGTTTTCATCTGTTGCCTCACCGGCAAACGCCGCGGGGAGGGCGAACAGAAAAACTATCATTGCTAGAATCAAACTGCGCATGTGTCACCTCTCGTTTCTCGTGATAAATTCCAGACATCCTAATAGCCTGAAATTTAGGTATAGCACAAAGTTAACGAGAAAGTCTAAGGAAAAGATTTTCAAGAGAAAGTTCGACGTTTGCGTTATTCTCCGAAATCCTCGCCATGGTTTCCTCAAGAGCGGCGAACTTGCCCAGAAGTTCGGATACGTCCCTTTTTTCCGAATATTCGCTTAGCTGCTTGATGAGGTCGGTGTTCACTATCTCCTCTTTTTTTCCGGAAGTCTTGAGAATCACGGAATCCCGAAGCCATGTCGAGAGTATGTCAAAAACCGTTTTCAGTTCTTCTGTTCCCCCGCTTTTTATCTCTTTTTGCATCCTCTCCACGGAGCGAAAAAGGGTAAGCGGTTTTTTTGCATCGACGGCCATCAGGCAATCTAAGTATTCAGTCCTTTTCCGAAGGTAATCCTCATCGGTGGCAAGCGCCCTTGAGATGCTTCCTCCAGATATCTTTGAGACGAGCTCCGGGTCATTCTGCGCGACACCTTCCTTTTCCAGAAATCCTCTTACCTGCCCCGTCTCAAGGGGCTGGAAGACCACCGACTGGCATCTTGACCTTATAGTCGGCATGAGCAGGTCCGCAAGCGTCGTTATGAGAATTATGACGGAGCGGGGCGGCGGCTCTTCAAGGGTCTTTAAGAACGCGTTCTGGGCGTTGAAGTTCATTCTCTGCGCGCCGTCGATTATGAAGACCTTGTACGGGTTCTCATAGGGCGCCAGGTGAATCAGCCTCTCTATGTCCTGTCTTACGTGATCCACCTTTATCGTTTTCTCGCCCGGGTATCCGAATACTAAAACGTCGGGGTTAAGACCTTTTTCGGTTTTTGCGCACGAGGGGCATTCGCAGTTAAGGTCCTTCGTTTTGCCCTCGGCGCAGTTTATGAGTTTCGCGAAACCGATCGCGACCAGTTTTTTCCCCACACCCTCGGGTCCTGAGAAAAGGTATGCATGCGAGATCCGGTTTTTGCGGACTGAGTTGCGAAGAAACTCCTTCTGGGGTTCGTGTCCTATGATCTGCGGAAATCCCATGGTTTCTATCTTACCGGCAAGCGGCGTCTTCTTCTATGGACGGGAAATGGTTATTTCCCGCTTTTATCCTGTATGGATTCTTCGAGGAGCAGGGCTACGTGAACCGGAGCCGCTTCGGTGAAATGGGAGACCTGCTCGAGACATGATATGCCCGTTACGCAGACCCTTTCCGATTTTCCCGAGTTCCTTATTTTCGGGAAAAGACCACACTCTCCCATGGCTTTTGATATCTTGTAGTGCTCTTTTTCGTAACCGAAGCTTCCCGCCATGCCGCAGCACCCGGCGTCGCTTGACCTAGCGTCATATCCCAAATCGTTAAGAAGCGACAGGGTTTTTTCGAAATCGCCAATGGATCTTTCGTGGCAGTGTCCGTGAACGAGTATCCTCCCGTCTCTTTGCTTCCCGGGACCCGGGAAGTTACCACCTTGCGCGCAGACAAATTCGCAGAGCGAGTGTATGTTTGGAAGGAGCGCGTTAAGGGATTTGTTATCTGGAAGGAGATCGGCGTATTCATCCCGAAACGCGGAGAGACAGCTGGGTTCTGAAAAGACCACCGGGATATCCCTTCTGACGTAATCTGAGAGAACCTTTACGTTGTGAACAGCATTTTCCCTGGCTTTCTCCACCATGCCGGTACTCAGCATCGGTCGCCCGCAGCATTTTCTCTGTTTCTCCAAAATCACTTGGAACCCTAGGCTTTCAAGCACCCCGGTGACAGCTTTTCCTATCTCGGGGTAGAAAAACTCAGACCAAGTGTCGTGGAAATAAACCACCTGTTTTCCGTTCTGGGGATTTCTCTTCCTTTTGCGAAACCACCTGCTGAAAGTGTCTTCGGCAATCTGAGGGAGTGATCTTCTTCGGGAAATTCCTGCGAGCGAAAGCAACTCTCGGGAAAAAGAACTCTCAAGTGCCCGGTTTAAAAAGCGGGGAAGGGTGCTGCGCACGGAACTTATCTCGTGCACTCGGGCAAAAAGGCTGTCTCTTGCCGTAAACCCTGTTTTATTCTTGTAGAGGGCTAGGAACTCGGTTTTCATCTTGCCGACGTCAACCCCGGAAGGACATTCGGTACGGCACGCCTTGCATCCCACGCAAAGATCGAAAACGTTGTAGAATCCTTTCTCGTAGATCGTGTCTGCGTCCATATGGCCCAGCAGAAGTTCCCGGAGCAGGTTGGCGCGCGCTCTTGTGGTATCGCCTTCGTCAAGGGTCGCCCTGTAGGATGGGCACATTATCCCGTCGGCGGTCTTTCTGCAGACCCCCTGGCCGTTGCACATCGCGGCCGCCGCTGCGAGACCTCCCTCCCGGGACCAGTCGAGAAAAGTGTTAATGCTTTCCTCAGACTTTCTTGCCCTCAGATTTGAGGAAGAATCGGGCCCTCGGACGACTTTCCCCGGATTGAGCACTCCCCGCGGGTCAAATATCTCCTTTAGTTTTTTCATTACTGAGTAAAGATCCTCTCCGAAGAGTCTTTCGTTAAGATAGCTTCTCTGGAGACCGTCTCCGTGCTCTCCGCTCATTACCCCCGAGTAGCGAAGGACAAGCTCGAGGGTGCGCTCCGAAAGGGCTGTCATGTCGGATATTCCCTTCTGCTCCCGAAAGTCGAGAAGGGGCCTTATGTGCAGGCATCCGGCGCTTGCGTGGCCGTAGAAAGCGGCTTTGAGGCCGAACTCGTCAAGAAGCGAGGTCACGTCCCTCGTGTAGCGGGCCAGATTCTCCGCGGGAACCGAGACGTCTTCTATGCAAGGCACAGGTTTCTGGCTGCCCCTGTCGCTCATCAGGATTCCGAGCCCTGCCTTTCTTACGTCCCAGATTTTTTTCTGTTCCTCGCTCCCTAATACGGCAAAAGCGGAATCAAGGGACTTCACAAGGTTCTTCGCCCTCTCCCCGGTCTGTCTTTCGTCGTCTCCCTGGAATTCGACCACCAGAATAGACCCCGGGGTTCCGTCAATGAAGGAGAGGGAATGGGAAAATCCTTTTTTTCTTCTCGCAAGACCTATCAGGGTTCCGTCAATAAGTTCTATCGCCGAGGGGTTGTGGGAGAGGATTTCTAAGACTGAGTCCATTGCCTCCGGGATTTCACGAAACGGGATGACGCAAAGCGCGCTTGAGAGAGGTTTTTCAACGAGGTTAAGCTCAAAATCGGTTGAGACCGCGAGGGTGCCTTCCGAGGAGGCAAGAAGTTTCGCGGGATTGAACTCTTCGTCCAGAAAATAGTTAAGCGAGTACCCCGAAGCTCTTCTCCAGTGTTTTGGAAAGTCGATTTTTACAAGCTCCCCGCTTTCCTTTATAAGCGCGGCGAGTTTTTCGAAAAGGCTCTCTGCAATGCCGGGTCCTCCACCGCGTCTTTTGTAATTCTCCCCGGAAAGCTCGAGAGAAGATCCGTCTGCAAGCACGACATTTGAGGAAATCACGTGATCGCCCGCCATTCCGTAAAGTATGGAGTGAGCTCCCGTGGCGTTGTTCGCGACGGCTCCTCCTACGGTGGCAACGCTTGCGCTTGAGGGGTCCGGTCCGAACATGAGGCCCAGGGACGAGAGGTTTCTGTTAAGGTTGTCGATCGAGATTCCGGGCTCCACCCTGACTTTCCTCCCCCCGGCATCCACGTCGATCACCCTGTTCATGTACTTTGACAGGTCGAGGATTATCCCTTCCCCTACCGCCTGTCCCGCAAGGCTTGTCCCGGCCCCGCGCACCGTGACCGGTATGTTTCGGGCAGAGGCCTCGGAGATGGTGATCTCTATGTCTTGGGGGGTTCTCGGGATTACGACCGCTTCGGGGAGAATTCTGTAGTTGCTTGCGTCCGTGCTGTAGATGGTCCGGTCAACGAGGCTTTCTCTTACCTCGCCCCGAATCTGCCCGCGAAGCTTCCTGCTCAGTTCTTCGATTCTTGATTTCTCCATGGGAACCGGTGCCGGCCGGAGCGTTTCGGGACAGAAGATGGTGCGTGAGGAGAAAAGTCTTCAGGCCTCACCGTTTTCAAACGTTTTGAGTATCCCGTAGGTCGTGTCGCGTTCGGCCGGGATTCTGCCTATTTCTCTGGTGAGTTTTCTGAACTCCTCGGGCGGGAAGTACTGTCCGTAACTTGCGCCGGCGAAACGGGATATCTGCTCTTCCATGAGCGTTCCCCCGAAATCGTTTGCCCCGGCGGTGAGAGAGAACTGGGCGAACTCGGGTCCCTGCTTTACCCAGGAAACCTGTATGTTATTTATCCATCCCCGAAGCATCATACGGGAGACCGAATACATTTTCAGCTGGTCAAGATCGGTCGGGCCCTTTTTTACCTTTCCCTTGGAGTGAATAAA
This region includes:
- a CDS encoding BCCT family transporter, with the translated sequence MNNTHGHPAGQGNLRVFGLDVNGPVFAASSISVLAFTIVALIFQAQATEVLGAARVWITTQFDWLFMITGSICFLFCLFLIVSPMGKIRLGGTHARPEYSRITWLSMIFTAGVAIGLLFYGVLEPVYYLLNPPLGIDPSDTKATQAIAISAATFHWGFSAWSFYGVVGLALAFFAYNRGLPLTVRSAFHPLLGERVWGWSGHIIDTLAIFATLFGLATSLGLGAKQAVAGFNYLFGIPVTDFAHVVFIALTTFLATISVLTGLNVGIKRLSQFNIVLALLLLLFVFFAGPTQYILTMFFAGLGDYFAKIVPLSNWTGREDTGFLHGWTTFYWAWWISWTPFVGMFIARISRGRTIREFLVCVLVLPTICCLLWMSVFGGTAIHQLLFDGYTGVTEIITQWKPELALFKMLEQVPMTQALSFASVILLVIFFVTSSDSGSLVVDITSSGGKLDAPASQRVFWCSLEGALAIALLLGGGLKSLQAASLIAGLPFSILLILMTVSIWKGIRSETR
- a CDS encoding carbohydrate porin, translating into MRSLILAMIVFLFALPAAFAGEATDENEALKQRIEYLEGELELTRQKLADSEALAVAEQPEEPKKSPIRIGGAMRANHAYGDYDGRRGENIGDSDFELLRLNVDLDYNGVIGRAEYRYYDDYSMMHTAWLGYTSDGLGTLKAGIVRVPFGPGAWGVSNSWFFDQHYYVGLSDDMDLGVRWTRAFGDLTVDLAYYLEDEGHWDGASRDSARYSYDPVKWSSGASSDGTVTDYGENGFEEKHQVNLRLIYSTGSIGDIGMSFQYGGLEGTGVDDSGASHLAVSAHAVTPLRDFSLHSQISYYNYDITDDTPWGTGDLIPMGAFDFAWPVASEAWIPAVSLRYNGINAADISWLDGVTPYVEWSSIMNKKGDLNSSSLWTFGTMWYWGSLYIYTELGLSDGNYFVGGEGDDYSSIYGVNDFGASGNNEWQKRFNVNVGYYFTLYE
- the holB gene encoding DNA polymerase III subunit delta' encodes the protein MGFPQIIGHEPQKEFLRNSVRKNRISHAYLFSGPEGVGKKLVAIGFAKLINCAEGKTKDLNCECPSCAKTEKGLNPDVLVFGYPGEKTIKVDHVRQDIERLIHLAPYENPYKVFIIDGAQRMNFNAQNAFLKTLEEPPPRSVIILITTLADLLMPTIRSRCQSVVFQPLETGQVRGFLEKEGVAQNDPELVSKISGGSISRALATDEDYLRKRTEYLDCLMAVDAKKPLTLFRSVERMQKEIKSGGTEELKTVFDILSTWLRDSVILKTSGKKEEIVNTDLIKQLSEYSEKRDVSELLGKFAALEETMARISENNANVELSLENLFLRLSR
- a CDS encoding FAD-binding protein, with translation MEKSRIEELSRKLRGQIRGEVRESLVDRTIYSTDASNYRILPEAVVIPRTPQDIEITISEASARNIPVTVRGAGTSLAGQAVGEGIILDLSKYMNRVIDVDAGGRKVRVEPGISIDNLNRNLSSLGLMFGPDPSSASVATVGGAVANNATGAHSILYGMAGDHVISSNVVLADGSSLELSGENYKRRGGGPGIAESLFEKLAALIKESGELVKIDFPKHWRRASGYSLNYFLDEEFNPAKLLASSEGTLAVSTDFELNLVEKPLSSALCVIPFREIPEAMDSVLEILSHNPSAIELIDGTLIGLARRKKGFSHSLSFIDGTPGSILVVEFQGDDERQTGERAKNLVKSLDSAFAVLGSEEQKKIWDVRKAGLGILMSDRGSQKPVPCIEDVSVPAENLARYTRDVTSLLDEFGLKAAFYGHASAGCLHIRPLLDFREQKGISDMTALSERTLELVLRYSGVMSGEHGDGLQRSYLNERLFGEDLYSVMKKLKEIFDPRGVLNPGKVVRGPDSSSNLRARKSEESINTFLDWSREGGLAAAAAMCNGQGVCRKTADGIMCPSYRATLDEGDTTRARANLLRELLLGHMDADTIYEKGFYNVFDLCVGCKACRTECPSGVDVGKMKTEFLALYKNKTGFTARDSLFARVHEISSVRSTLPRFLNRALESSFSRELLSLAGISRRRSLPQIAEDTFSRWFRKRKRNPQNGKQVVYFHDTWSEFFYPEIGKAVTGVLESLGFQVILEKQRKCCGRPMLSTGMVEKARENAVHNVKVLSDYVRRDIPVVFSEPSCLSAFRDEYADLLPDNKSLNALLPNIHSLCEFVCAQGGNFPGPGKQRDGRILVHGHCHERSIGDFEKTLSLLNDLGYDARSSDAGCCGMAGSFGYEKEHYKISKAMGECGLFPKIRNSGKSERVCVTGISCLEQVSHFTEAAPVHVALLLEESIQDKSGK